The DNA segment tctattgcattcggacccttatgggatgaactcgaattgtgatccctccatgtttggcctctgccaatacatcgcagggtctcttcaacCTTCGATTTTTTTCGtttctttggcaatcgaccttcatccactcgctcttgggtcacacctaaatgaagcactactctaggacagtctgtcacctagtagctcctgaagtccaatgacttcgctgaaaatggtgcaccattgtctggatcttggacctctgcccctactagcacaatctccactgcgcaccgcttccttcatggcaacttgaatggaaaCACTatagtatattcttcaagagtacctacctccgcatcctcttgcaccgtgccaaggccttctgaacccaacttcgcctccgcaagttgagtcagtcgccttagttcctccatcaaatgcttctccgagataagatgcatgtgcccagaagctcccttcgtctttggcaccaagcaagatgagtccgctccatcagaatgaaggacccatgaaacaacatgatcctgctcttgcctctgcaagagttcatgtccttaacctctgtgcaaagaaagcactatgcctccgctccatgttccagcttctatgctggctcccttcatatggcttgggtacttcgccaagttacacccaagttactccgctcctcatttttgcattgagttgatggtggccctcgcgcccaccattccacgggtcagccctcccttgagtctgatctcaatatcgactccaagtgtgcctttatttgggtttctttgggtcgctcccccacttgatcacgcaatgcatccaccaatacattctctcaagcgagatcatgtgacgactcctcgctgcttgctcgatccattgagcttcgtggagttgttgtttgttgaggtactcctcaacatgtgtggtctattgcacatgattctccctctggagaaaccgggatctatcccctagataactgtcccgttggagcaacatctctcttcgtttcggagaccaccatccccttggactactccgatttgctgaacaaactatgcattgttctgcctcctacaaacacgcttgctagattgcaactccacatcaatacaacacccgctgcaccactcaaggcctaacaacatgctgaactcgctgcacacttcagcctcctacggacgtatccttcacatgtcgaagagaaaatttcaatactccatggcgccgagtttcggtcaccttgggatggccgtgaacattccatcgtccacatacaagcccatgtatgagtaccgaattcttcgagtgagcaattcccctcacctctgtgagctttgcacaactctttcgatcgctgagcaactcattccaccttgcatggtctcatcctttaccaagcgcctcgcttgtcttgagcaccatcaagtatggttgtcaatgttgagtcatagctcaaactcaattatcccaacctttgtgtgctctgcattcttccaaccttacttattctcgtggtgcctcttgcgcgaagggttggccattcctctgaatgccaatctcatatgcctGCTCATTTGAatgactcattttccctacatctccatgctcgttttcccccaaatggtcgcgcgtgtgctgactgccctcaacgtagcctcgttaggtccctcacgtttgcacatcaagtgtttctatgagtgcttgtcctgctctgataccatatgtcacagacttagctggttttgcctaagttgtgcggcacccttgcatgtccgtccacaaaggttagcctccccgaaacctcccatggtctcttaggacccacaaaagagaaaacgggttaaagaaaacgcatcactcgggattcacaagcaaacatttgcgaaaacacttcatagacaatacaaattacaaacagactttataagctttgaacagttgcacaacaaaggatcaaaatggtccactacagactgataatctctcacaagtgtccacatgacacaacctttatttacaagcctaaagcggccaccaaacccaactaaaatgagactattaagtattcggctgtccctctacatgctgtgtaaagaataaacatactaaaagacacggacatacataagcattacatcgaacatcctgtttagaagtttgtctatgacAATTAGATTCCTCATAATTATATGTAAGGTGTTTTTAACTATGTTTGTCTTACTTTGATATCATCTATCATGGATTTAGTTATATTTACTTAGGTAACGTGGACAAACATGTAGCATTTGTCTGGCTATGATATCATCAATCATGGATTTAATTGAATTTACTTAGATTATATGGATGAATACGTAAAGGTATCTTACGATTTAGGTAAAATCAATAGTCGAGGATGTAATACTATCTTGATCATTAAAACAATTTTACTTGATAATCTtatgaaatttgtttttgagaaagaAGATACAAGAAACGAGCATTTTTCTCTTTTAAACTGAAGTGACACAAAGTACGtaagacataaataattttatagtaaAAAAATTCCTTTCACATTCAAAATGTGAATACTTAAATGACCTCTCTCTTCTGGACAAAtacgatgataaaaaaaaaaaatcaggttgGATTAATTTCGCCTATTCGAATGGACGACCAAAATTTGAGCTTACCAACACGGGAGATGGTTGATGGTAAGCTCGTTGTAAATGGTTGATGATCATATCAAATGAAATATTGTTGCATCTTTGGTTGGAAATGGTTGATGATCATTATGGTGTTTACGTCTACTAGTATTGCTGTTATTTATTCCTTCAGCGTTCCAAGTGACCTTGTGAACTCATGTCGACGTTAGTTTTACCTATGTGTTCATTTATCGACTTCTTTTTATCTCTTATGTATTTACCACACGACCTTTACGAATCACTTATACACACTGAATTGGCTCCAATGATTGGCTTCCTTCATTGAACATCTCATTTATTTCTGTGTGTTTGTCCGTAAGGATAAACCCAACACTTAATGCTTCCATTGAATACCTCACGCCTTGCCTGTGAATCTTCCGTGCAACATTACCACCTCTCAGTTTTGTTTTAgcctcatctcctcctcctccgttttTAGCTCTCACAAGAAAACTATATTATTTCAATAATGATTTATTATGGTGATATAGGTTGAAGTGGATTTCTTTAGGTTCATTATTTCTTATCTTCCCTTTCCCATGTCTCTTGAATAGTCCTTTTTTTTCCCAAGTTTCAAAATATCATATTAACCATTATTCATTAATATCCATTAAAATTTTAGAGTGGTCACAGAATATACCTgcttataatatatttaaattttaaatttagataaataaataaataatcgatTTTAAAGAGGGATACGTATGTAATTTTGGGTTAATGTCAAAGGAGGACAATGTGACGTGAATTTAATGCAAACAGTGACATAAATGAGGCAACAGATCTTGTTCTCCGGGTTCTGCTCACTCGCGGGTGAGGATAAGCTGAGAAGGTGCATGGCTTCCCGGGAAGCAGCACAGGGAATCGCTGGCCAGGAGGGCCCTCCTGAACCACCGATAGAGCTCTTCCCTCCATGAATACGCGCCTTATATACCTGGGAAGAGGAAGCAGCCGCTCCTCGCTTTCGCGTCAAATCGGTGGCTGTTTCTGGGAGCGTTTGGTGGCTTGTCCTCCTAGTTGAGGCGACAAATCCTATTAAAACATGACTTGTTATCGGGAACAGGGGAAGGTGCTCTGCTTCTGTGTGGCGTTGCGCGAAGAGGGAAGGGTTCggtgggaggaggaggtggaggaggaggcgacGGCTGGGGGGATGAGAATAACTGACTACCTCCAGGAGAGCAACGAGGACGAGGTGGAGGGACCGATAAGTGCGAAAAGGCGAGAGCTTTTCTTGTGTCTGCCTCCTTTCGCCTCCCCCATTGCCGCTTCTTCTGCTTCTCCCGATGCTTATTCGCCTCGGAGTCTTCTCTCCCGGTTGCTCCTCCCTCTGCGTCGGCCGTCGCCGCTCCAAACCGgtggtggcagcggcgatggtgaGGAACAGTTGGGTTGCCGGGTGCGGTTCCGAAGGCGCGGTTCTAATAAtaggaagagaagaaatcggagaGGGGCGGAGGAAAAAGGGAAGGTTGCCTTGGAGGTGGAGGAGCCGGCAGTGGAGGCCAGCGGAGGGAGGAGTGCGCCGGAGGTCTCCGGCGAGAGCAGTACGGAGCTCGCCATTAATTCTGGTTTGAGcaattttgcttgctttagtatTGAAATATCTGTGAAAAAAAATCGTATTTTTGTTGGCTGAGGAAGAGTTTGATTGCATCATTTAATTCTCTGCCAATATTTgtgttaatttctttgatttatcATCTATTGTCAAAATGTGCCTTTCCTTCTTTTATTCTTATGTTGTCATGAACTTGGAATTCAAATTATCTCAGTAGAGCTCAATTTTAGGGAGGTTATGAAAAGACTAAGTTCTTATCTATATCACATTATCCTAATTGTTGTTACATTTTAATAGCCtttcttttaaaatatttatgcatgCCATTTTATTAGCCTGTCTTCAACAAACTTCCTTTTTGACCTATTTTGTCTAATTGTTGAATTTACAATTAACATAGCTATTCAATACATTTAGAACTGCCTTCATGTTCTTTTGTGAATGGTTAATTTGGAACTCATGAGTCTGGGTGATATGTATGCCTTTCTGTTTTGTTTCTGTCTTGGTCATGCAACTTAATTAAGCTTTTGCATATGCTACTTTTCTGTTGCTTGAGATGTCCTGCAACTGCCGAACCGATATGGTTCTACCATATACCAATCCTAGCAACAATATATTTGCTTCGGTGTTCGAAGTGCTCTCATATTCCTCAAGAAATATAATCTTTTAGATGGAGCATATGTGGTTGCTGCTTGTTGGTTGTGACGTGTCATCAATGAGAAACCAAATGTTAATATCTTTTACTTGTCCAGTTACATAATTTTAGTATATTCTACAAAACATACATCTCTGATGGTATCAACTGCCCCGATAGTAGTACATTTTGTTGCAATTGGCACACATCAACATTTTTCTAGCAGAATGTAATTCGTTTGATTTGATTGTTCCACTgatttttttctaaattttaaCTACTTGCTGCATTAAAGACAAACCTATGGATCTTTTAGTTCATGTTTTATAAATATCATTTGTTTTGGTCATGGTTTCAACACATGGTGGACCTCTTTCTTTCCTGAAGAGGATATCTATTACATTCTCGTCATAGGATTTGAAGCTTGATTATATGCATGACTAATTATATGCATTGCATGTTCCACCTTTTGTTGTCTTTCttattaatttcaaaatataaggtGTTTCTTGTTTTATTTGTAATTACATGTTTCTTTTCAGCTGTTATATGAAATACTTATGTTTTAAGTTGTAAAATATTTCTTGTATATCTGAAATTTTACCATCTAATTCATAGGGAAAGGATGTTAACTTGAAGATTTCTACTGACACGACATTGGTTAACTATTAGATTACGTGTTTTCCAGGAAAGAAGAGTGATGAACTCTCTTTAAATCTAGGAATGGGAGTAGGTCTGGTCTTTCTCCTAGCAAGGAGTGTCACTGAAATCAATAAGATGGTGGAACTGCGGGAAGAAATGGAGATTTTACTTAAAGACATAAAGGACGAAGCTCAGAAGAAAGATGCATCTTCTAACTGTGCACAGTctaaaaatcataatttctttcaagATGATAAAGTTTCATTCGATTTAGAGAGAGTACAGCATGCCATGGAACCTGAGGCTGAGGTACAATCGAGGTTTGTTAGGACTACAGGGAGCAGAATATGCCTCATGgataaaatggaagcagaatTGCAAGTTGAATTAGAATGTTTGCAATGTACC comes from the Musa acuminata AAA Group cultivar baxijiao chromosome BXJ1-10, Cavendish_Baxijiao_AAA, whole genome shotgun sequence genome and includes:
- the LOC103999818 gene encoding uncharacterized protein LOC103999818 isoform X1 — protein: MTCYREQGKVLCFCVALREEGRVRWEEEVEEEATAGGMRITDYLQESNEDEVEGPISAKRRELFLCLPPFASPIAASSASPDAYSPRSLLSRLLLPLRRPSPLQTGGGSGDGEEQLGCRVRFRRRGSNNRKRRNRRGAEEKGKVALEVEEPAVEASGGRSAPEVSGESSTELAINSGKKSDELSLNLGMGVGLVFLLARSVTEINKMVELREEMEILLKDIKDEAQKKDASSNCAQSKNHNFFQDDKVSFDLERVQHAMEPEAEVQSRFVRTTGSRICLMDKMEAELQVELECLQCTVEAKSLSLHQDQERVELVPEDADPSESLDGSLAKAYEVSDEASGIQCAVSAQELTKKLNQLLEMRQQEGITELESSFDHTGYSNGDLAENLCDDNGEVTEINEEDSGNYYGVSAQELERRLHELLETRQQERIAELESALECAERKLHEKEREICWWRDTTSLVSQHKNEELNR
- the LOC103999818 gene encoding protein POLAR-like 1 isoform X2, whose translation is MTCYREQGKVLCFCVALREEGRVRWEEEVEEEATAGGMRITDYLQESNEDEVEGPISAKRRELFLCLPPFASPIAASSASPDAYSPRSLLSRLLLPLRRPSPLQTGGGSGDGEEQLGCRVRFRRRGSNNRKRRNRRGAEEKGKVALEVEEPAVEASGGRSAPEVSGESRKKSDELSLNLGMGVGLVFLLARSVTEINKMVELREEMEILLKDIKDEAQKKDASSNCAQSKNHNFFQDDKVSFDLERVQHAMEPEAEVQSRFVRTTGSRICLMDKMEAELQVELECLQCTVEAKSLSLHQDQERVELVPEDADPSESLDGSLAKAYEVSDEASGIQCAVSAQELTKKLNQLLEMRQQEGITELESSFDHTGYSNGDLAENLCDDNGEVTEINEEDSGNYYGVSAQELERRLHELLETRQQERIAELESALECAERKLHEKEREICWWRDTTSLVSQHKNEELNR